In Deltaproteobacteria bacterium, a single genomic region encodes these proteins:
- a CDS encoding DUF1552 domain-containing protein: MTKNPARRPVRTIPAWRPSRRQLLRGLAAGVPVAIGLPTLDAMLDGNARAYADGTALPRRFGTWFFAAGVHQGWQPGGGTLELQGPFAPLAAHANAIAMVSGLSCPSFGDPSTNRHIMGAAAQLTGHPPAGGAMTAPSLDQVMADVLDDAPRRAMIVGVTGYGSGESGTGWHAISHSGPNAPNVAQLDPRAVYQDMFAGASRRPAASTTASCAWPTSTRVGRTSSISRAASARTTACVSRATSTACARSRRRSRPSAPRSRATPTASPTVSKTGWSTTPRPRSRSTP; this comes from the coding sequence ATGACGAAGAACCCCGCTCGACGTCCCGTTCGCACGATTCCCGCGTGGCGACCCAGCCGACGCCAGCTCCTGCGCGGCCTCGCGGCTGGGGTCCCGGTGGCGATCGGGCTACCGACGCTCGACGCCATGCTCGACGGCAACGCACGCGCCTACGCCGACGGCACCGCGCTGCCGCGTCGCTTCGGCACGTGGTTCTTCGCCGCCGGTGTCCACCAGGGCTGGCAGCCCGGCGGCGGCACACTCGAGCTGCAGGGACCGTTCGCGCCCTTGGCCGCCCACGCGAACGCCATCGCCATGGTCTCGGGCCTGTCGTGCCCGAGCTTCGGCGATCCCTCGACCAACCGCCACATCATGGGCGCGGCCGCACAGCTGACCGGTCATCCGCCCGCAGGCGGCGCCATGACGGCGCCCTCGCTGGATCAGGTGATGGCCGACGTGCTCGACGATGCACCTCGCCGCGCGATGATCGTCGGCGTCACCGGCTACGGCAGCGGTGAGTCCGGCACCGGCTGGCACGCCATCTCGCACAGCGGGCCCAACGCGCCCAACGTCGCGCAGCTCGACCCCCGCGCGGTCTACCAGGACATGTTCGCGGGCGCCAGCCGCCGCCCGGCAGCTTCGACGACGGCGAGCTGCGCCTGGCCTACCTCGACGCGTGTCGGCAGGACATCGTCGATCTCCAGGGCCGCCTCGGCGCGCACGACCGCATGCGTCTCGAGGGCTACCTCGACGGCGTGCGCGAGATCGAGGCGAAGATCGAGACCATCGGCACCACGGTCGCGTGCAACGCCGACGGCGTCACCGACGGTATCGAAGACTGGATGGTCGACAACGCCGCGGCCGCGCTCGAGGTCAACGCCGTGA
- a CDS encoding DUF1588 domain-containing protein gives MSSRPEWRRPTMIAAVLGCGACYHGLDDDGRFASQGGDATTDDDGASDDGGPNGVPDDGDLPTLSMSRLTRSRLRHAVGDLFSPALAAAIVLPDDLSVQGWVAIASRELTPSRGDVAAYEAAAREIAAWAVADDAWRARWGACAGDGTAPADCARSIVQAFGLRLFRRPLTDDELERYTAIFELAQQQLPEFWPAFSYPLTAMVLSPNFTHVIEHGREVGDALALDDYELAARLSFLLWDTTPDDALLEAAAAGLGDAARYEAEIVRMLEDDARIDDGVRAFATDMFDLALVERARIDPERFPELDDAMLHSMRAAVAELAVAMRHDGREFLAILDAGFAFADPQLAGHYGQSIAGDQLTRVELGAAQPRVGLLTEPGMLTARSSYALTSPTRRGRFIATRLLCRDVPDPPPNVPTDLGEPPSGTTRREQVEQHLERPDCAGCHAAVDPLGFGLEQFDAIGRVQTQDNGVSIDASGQLDDVVFDDARSLARALLDHPELRPCFARQLARYALGVEIDHEPALAWIASAFEQAYRDRGGDLVATLADFARSDAFRFARGLRG, from the coding sequence ATGAGCTCGAGACCTGAGTGGCGCCGCCCCACCATGATCGCCGCAGTGCTGGGCTGCGGCGCCTGCTACCACGGCCTCGACGACGACGGGCGCTTTGCCAGCCAGGGCGGCGATGCGACCACCGACGACGACGGCGCGAGCGACGACGGCGGACCGAACGGCGTGCCCGACGACGGCGATCTACCCACGCTGTCGATGTCGCGTCTGACCCGCTCGCGCCTGCGCCACGCGGTCGGCGACCTGTTCTCGCCGGCACTCGCCGCAGCCATCGTGCTACCGGACGATCTCAGTGTCCAGGGCTGGGTCGCGATCGCCAGCCGCGAGCTCACACCCTCGCGCGGGGACGTCGCCGCCTACGAGGCCGCCGCGCGCGAGATCGCCGCTTGGGCGGTTGCCGACGATGCCTGGCGCGCGCGCTGGGGCGCGTGTGCGGGCGACGGCACCGCACCCGCCGACTGTGCGCGCAGCATCGTGCAGGCGTTCGGCCTGCGGCTGTTCCGACGGCCGCTCACCGATGACGAGCTCGAGCGCTACACGGCGATCTTCGAGCTCGCGCAGCAGCAGCTGCCCGAGTTCTGGCCCGCGTTCTCGTACCCGCTGACCGCGATGGTGCTCTCACCGAACTTCACCCACGTGATCGAGCACGGCCGTGAAGTTGGCGATGCGCTCGCGCTCGACGACTACGAGCTGGCGGCGCGGCTGTCGTTCCTGCTGTGGGACACGACCCCGGACGACGCGCTGCTCGAGGCCGCCGCCGCGGGGCTCGGCGACGCTGCCCGCTACGAGGCCGAGATCGTGCGCATGCTCGAGGACGACGCACGCATCGACGACGGCGTGCGTGCATTCGCGACCGACATGTTCGACCTCGCGCTCGTCGAGCGTGCACGGATCGACCCCGAGCGCTTCCCCGAGCTCGACGACGCCATGTTGCACTCGATGCGCGCCGCGGTTGCCGAGCTCGCGGTCGCGATGCGACACGACGGCCGCGAGTTCCTCGCCATCCTCGACGCCGGCTTCGCGTTCGCAGACCCCCAGCTGGCGGGCCACTACGGCCAGTCCATCGCGGGCGACCAGCTGACGCGGGTCGAGCTGGGCGCGGCGCAGCCCCGCGTCGGGCTGCTGACCGAGCCCGGCATGCTCACCGCGCGCTCGAGCTACGCCCTCACGTCGCCGACCCGACGCGGGCGCTTCATCGCCACACGCCTGTTGTGCCGCGACGTGCCCGACCCACCGCCGAACGTGCCGACCGACCTCGGCGAGCCGCCGTCGGGGACCACGCGCCGCGAGCAGGTCGAGCAGCACCTCGAGCGACCCGACTGCGCCGGCTGCCACGCGGCCGTCGATCCGCTCGGCTTCGGCCTCGAGCAGTTCGACGCGATCGGACGCGTGCAGACGCAGGACAACGGCGTGAGCATCGACGCCTCGGGACAGCTCGACGATGTGGTCTTCGACGACGCCCGCTCGCTCGCGCGGGCGCTGCTCGACCATCCCGAGCTGCGCCCCTGCTTCGCGCGCCAGCTCGCCCGCTACGCCTTGGGCGTGGAGATCGACCACGAGCCGGCGCTGGCGTGGATCGCCAGCGCGTTCGAGCAGGCCTATCGCGACCGCGGCGGTGACCTCGTGGCGACGCTGGCCGACTTCGCTCGCAGCGACGCGTTTCGCTTCGCGCGCGGCCTGCGGGGGTGA
- a CDS encoding sigma-70 family RNA polymerase sigma factor, with translation MEETPDIELLERWRGGDRDQGNALVRRHFALVSRFFRRRVSEGHADLIQRTFLGCVESRDRVPAELPFRVYLLGIARRVLFDHLRAVGRRAQHEDDAPLLESQGSPSRVLDDARQQRLLFRALRRLPIELQLTLELHYWEQLKVEEVARVLEIPGGTVKSRLARARTLLREAIGACEADPELRRTTSQGMDAWLASMRRRREGC, from the coding sequence GTGGAGGAGACTCCCGACATCGAGCTGCTCGAACGCTGGCGCGGTGGCGACCGCGACCAGGGCAACGCGCTGGTGCGACGACACTTCGCCCTGGTCTCACGGTTCTTCCGGCGCCGCGTGAGCGAAGGCCACGCCGATCTGATCCAGCGCACCTTCCTCGGCTGCGTGGAGTCACGGGACCGCGTGCCGGCGGAGCTCCCGTTTCGCGTGTACTTGCTGGGCATCGCGCGGCGGGTGCTCTTCGATCACCTGCGCGCGGTCGGCCGTCGCGCGCAGCACGAGGACGACGCGCCGCTGCTCGAGTCGCAGGGGTCGCCCAGTCGTGTGCTCGACGACGCACGGCAGCAGCGGCTGCTGTTTCGCGCGCTGCGACGCCTGCCCATCGAGCTGCAGCTGACGCTCGAGCTGCACTACTGGGAGCAGCTGAAGGTCGAAGAGGTCGCGCGGGTGCTCGAGATCCCCGGTGGCACCGTGAAGAGTCGCCTGGCGCGGGCACGCACGCTGCTGCGCGAGGCCATCGGTGCGTGCGAGGCCGACCCCGAGCTGCGCCGCACGACCTCGCAGGGCATGGACGCGTGGCTGGCGTCGATGCGGCGTCGTCGCGAGGGTTGTTGA